In Bacteroidota bacterium, the genomic window ATATCGTACAAATGCGCAAGCTGCTCGAAACGTCGGATACCAACGACAAACAGCGCCGCGTAGAACAGCACAAGCTCAGTCAGCTGTTTGGGTACTGTGAATCCGTGGCCTGCCGCCGGCAGGTGTTGCTCAATTATTTTGGACAAGAAGGAGAAGGCGCCTGTGGCAACTGCGATACGTGCCTCAATCCGGTTGCGCGCTGGAATGGGACGCAAGCTGCCCAGAAAGTGATGTCCTGCATTGCCCGAACCGGGCAACGGTTTGGTGCCGGACATGTAATTGATGTATTGGTTGGCAAATCTTCCGACAAAGTATCGCGGTTTGGGCATGATAAATTACCCACATTTGGCGTTGGCGAAGAATTTTCAGCTACGCAGTGGCGCGCCATCATCCGTCAACTGGTTGCCGGCGATTATCTCAGTGTGGATGTGATTGGCTATGGCGGGATCAAGCTAACCAACGCCTGTGGGCCTGTTTTGAAAGGGCAGGAAGAAGTGTTCTTCCGGCAAGAGCAGGAGGCACCGCGGAAGAAGAAACGCCGGCACACCCCCGCTGTCCATTACGATGCACAGCCAGATGATGAGGCGCTATTTCAAAAGCTCAGGCAGTTGCGCATGGAATTGGCGAAAGATCAGGGTGTGCCACCCTATGTGGTATTTGGTGATGCTACATTGTGGGCCATGGTTCAACAGCGCCCGACAGACCTGATGGCTTTCAATGGTTTATCCGGTGTAGGTCAGGTAAAGCTTGAGCGATACGGGGAGCTGTTTGTGGGCACGATTCGTATGCACGAGGCTGGCTGAGGTGTTGAGTGTGGAGCGTTGAGTGCCGAATGTTGGGTGCCGAATGTGGAGCGTTAAGTGCCGAATGCCTGGTAAGGTTTGCGACTGCGTTTCCCCCATGTCATCCCGATAAGTCTAACAGAGCGTAGCGAAGGATCTGGTTAAAACACCACACTACCACACCGCACGCCTCCAGTGCAACAGTATAAACGATCAGGTACCATCGAGAACCATCCCAGCAGCCCACAGCGAGCGTCAGCTTATATCCTGGCTTCACAACCTCCCGCTCACCCGACCACCGAAACTCGGCATTCGACACTCAACACTCGGCACTCAAAAGCAGTTGTTTTCTTTAGCGTCAGCTTATATCCTTGTTTCACAATCTCCCGCTGACCTGGCCAATCCAACGGCTTGAACAATGAAATATGCTGCGCTTGTATCCATCGTCCTTTTGTGCATTGCTTCCACATCCACACCAGATCGGCCGCAAGCAGAACAACCCAACATAATCCTGTTTATCGTAGACGACATGGGGTGGCAGGATACATCCGTCCCTTTTCATACGAGCGTAACACCGCTGAACCGCACGTATCACACACCCAACATGGAGCGGCTTGCGGCGCAGGGGATTGTGTTTACCAATGCGTATGCAGCGAGCCCGGTCTGTACACCTACGCGCGCAAGCATCATGACGGGACAGCATCCGGCGCGCACCCGTATTACAAACTGGACGCTGAGGAATAGTCGTGAAGCACAGGATACAGGGCCAAAGGCTTACCCACTGCGATCGCCCGATTGGCGGTTTGAGGGGTTGCAGCCGGGTGATGTAACGCTGCCGGCTTTGCTGAAGTCAGCCGGGTATCGGACCATACACGCCGGCAAAGCGCATTGGGGGGCGCTTGAAACGGCCGGTGCTGATCCGCTTACGCTTGGGTATGATGTGAACATCGCCGGCCATGCCGCTGGCGCACCGGGGAGTTATTACGGTGAACATAATTTCAGTGCGTCCTTTCGCGGCAGAAATGGCGTGTGGGATGTACCGGGCCTGGAAGCTTACCACCAGCGGGATATTAACCTGACGGAGGTGCTTACCATCGAAGCCAACCGTGCGATGGGAGATGCGGTGGCAGAGGGTAAACCATTTTTCCTGAATATGGCGCATTACGGGGTGCATACCCCGATTATGGCCGATTCGCAGTATGTGGAACGGTATCCCCATCTTGACGAGCGTGAAGCT contains:
- a CDS encoding sulfatase is translated as MKYAALVSIVLLCIASTSTPDRPQAEQPNIILFIVDDMGWQDTSVPFHTSVTPLNRTYHTPNMERLAAQGIVFTNAYAASPVCTPTRASIMTGQHPARTRITNWTLRNSREAQDTGPKAYPLRSPDWRFEGLQPGDVTLPALLKSAGYRTIHAGKAHWGALETAGADPLTLGYDVNIAGHAAGAPGSYYGEHNFSASFRGRNGVWDVPGLEAYHQRDINLTEVLTIEANRAMGDAVAEGKPFFLNMAHYGVHTPIMADSQYVERYPHLDEREAAYASMIEAMDASLGGLLHQLEALDVARNTMIIFFSDNGGLSAHARGITTAGLGKNMHNLPLRSGKGAAYEGGTRVPMLMSWARPDGRAAVQIELSLEAGSRIVTPVISDDLFSTMLAIAGTAKPEDHHVDGVSILPLLHGEAIGDRVLGWHYPHKWGPFEDGTDPFTAVRKGDWKLIYFYPDQRYELYNLAADLSETADQRWKELEVFADMKQALRTWMEETGAQVPELRATGEAVAMP